Proteins from a single region of Chryseobacterium sp. T16E-39:
- the thiE gene encoding thiamine phosphate synthase: MNFHSFPYQLYLVISEADCIGRNFLKVAEQAILGGVDIIQLREKNSPTNDFIRKAQQLIEITDKHNIPLIINDNIDVVEKANTAGIHVGNSDASPVYLRQQPFIQNKIIGYSIEYLEQLENEQTKVSDYLGISPVFRTNTKSDTVTEWGLEGIKKIRQLTEKPLVAIGNVNLTNAKDIINAGADCIAVVSAICSAHDPQKAAYELKNEIVK, encoded by the coding sequence ATGAATTTCCATTCTTTCCCTTATCAACTTTATCTGGTTATTTCTGAGGCAGATTGCATCGGAAGAAATTTTTTGAAAGTAGCCGAACAAGCTATTCTTGGAGGTGTGGATATCATTCAGCTAAGAGAAAAAAATAGCCCAACAAATGACTTTATCAGAAAAGCCCAACAACTCATCGAAATTACAGATAAGCATAACATTCCTCTTATCATTAATGACAATATCGATGTTGTTGAGAAAGCAAATACCGCAGGTATTCATGTAGGAAATAGCGATGCCAGCCCTGTCTATTTGAGACAGCAGCCTTTTATTCAGAATAAGATAATTGGCTACTCTATTGAATATCTTGAGCAACTTGAAAATGAACAAACCAAAGTATCCGATTATCTTGGAATAAGCCCTGTATTCAGAACCAACACAAAATCTGATACGGTAACAGAATGGGGTCTTGAAGGAATAAAAAAAATCAGACAGCTCACAGAAAAACCTTTGGTTGCTATTGGCAATGTAAACCTAACGAATGCGAAGGATATCATAAATGCCGGCGCAGATTGTATTGCTGTGGTTTCAGCCATATGCAGCGCTCATGATCCTCAGAAAGCAGCCTACGAATTAAAAAATGAAATTGTAAAATGA
- a CDS encoding arylamine N-acetyltransferase family protein: protein MENTELKKYFDRIHYSKNAELTIETLKDIHALQPQYITFENIDTYTDHVPRVDWRSVFNKLVIGGRGGYCYEQNVLLKNVLETIGFAVTSHLGRVLWGGEKENKPPRTHMLLIVSLDEKKYLVDSGFGTVTLTSPLVLDSEEEQITPNGIFKLSKENNLYTLTLIAEDKMPIYEFSLEPVEQSDVVVANWYIATNPSSIFRENLIVTKVDGIARYTLNNTSLHMRYNNGVRENIDINNPEELFILLENVFNINIKNIDDKELLMKKIIKKCRLK from the coding sequence ATGGAAAATACAGAATTGAAAAAATATTTCGACAGAATACATTATTCTAAAAATGCAGAACTTACTATTGAAACTTTAAAAGATATTCACGCTCTGCAACCACAATACATTACCTTTGAGAATATTGATACGTATACAGATCATGTTCCAAGGGTAGATTGGAGATCTGTGTTCAATAAACTGGTGATTGGAGGTAGAGGTGGATACTGCTATGAGCAAAATGTTTTGTTGAAAAATGTGCTGGAAACAATTGGCTTTGCTGTCACAAGTCATCTGGGAAGAGTTTTGTGGGGTGGAGAAAAGGAAAATAAGCCTCCCAGAACTCATATGCTGCTTATCGTATCTCTTGATGAAAAAAAATACCTTGTTGATTCAGGATTTGGTACAGTAACGCTCACTTCACCATTGGTTTTGGACTCTGAAGAGGAACAGATAACACCTAATGGAATTTTTAAGCTATCAAAAGAGAATAATCTGTATACTCTGACCTTAATAGCTGAAGATAAAATGCCAATCTATGAGTTTTCTCTGGAACCTGTAGAACAATCTGATGTTGTAGTTGCCAATTGGTATATTGCGACCAATCCCTCTTCAATATTCAGAGAAAACCTGATCGTGACTAAAGTTGATGGAATAGCCCGGTATACTTTGAATAATACATCACTTCATATGCGCTACAATAATGGGGTAAGAGAGAATATTGATATTAATAACCCAGAAGAATTATTTATTCTGCTTGAAAATGTATTCAATATCAATATTAAAAATATAGATGATAAAGAATTACTTATGAAAAAAATAATAAAGAAATGTAGGCTGAAATAA
- a CDS encoding DUF3037 domain-containing protein: MQEDKIYEYAVIRLVPKVEREEFFNIGLVMFSKKEKFIRSDFYLCPDKFKLMHSKLDYEDIIQNLESFKKIANGDKGGGPIALLEIPERFRWLTAVRSSVIQTSRPHPGKSKDLEKTFGKLFEELVK; encoded by the coding sequence ATGCAAGAGGATAAAATATACGAATACGCTGTGATCCGTTTGGTCCCGAAAGTTGAAAGAGAAGAATTTTTCAATATTGGACTCGTGATGTTTTCAAAAAAAGAAAAGTTCATCCGTTCTGATTTTTATCTGTGTCCTGATAAATTTAAGCTGATGCACAGTAAACTGGACTATGAGGATATTATACAGAATCTGGAAAGCTTTAAAAAAATTGCCAATGGGGATAAGGGTGGCGGACCTATCGCTTTACTCGAAATCCCTGAGCGCTTCCGTTGGTTAACCGCTGTCCGAAGTTCTGTGATACAGACCTCCAGACCTCATCCCGGAAAATCTAAGGATCTGGAAAAGACTTTTGGTAAACTTTTTGAGGAATTAGTTAAATAA
- the hxpB gene encoding hexitol phosphatase HxpB: MEIKPARAVIFDMDGVLIDSEKFWKQAEKEVFGSLGAIITDDLTQYTQSMTTKEVTRFWYTKYPWKNIALDVVEQQVISRVIELIQTEDCSVVGIKKFIEDLKLKQYQIGLATNSPYRIIQIVLDKLEIAHLFDHITSAEFEEQGKPHPAVYLTSAKNLNIEPQYCFVIEDSHSGILAGKNAGMTVIAFTNQNTEIDFDLADDKIMSFEDPLPLIFN; this comes from the coding sequence ATGGAAATAAAACCAGCAAGAGCTGTCATTTTTGATATGGATGGCGTTCTTATCGATAGTGAAAAATTCTGGAAACAAGCGGAAAAAGAAGTGTTTGGTTCACTCGGCGCAATCATTACGGATGATCTTACACAATATACCCAATCGATGACGACCAAGGAAGTCACCCGGTTCTGGTATACAAAATACCCTTGGAAAAACATTGCTTTAGATGTTGTTGAACAGCAAGTCATCTCAAGGGTCATTGAATTGATACAAACAGAAGATTGTTCCGTTGTTGGTATAAAAAAGTTTATAGAAGATTTAAAATTAAAGCAGTATCAAATAGGCCTAGCCACCAACTCTCCTTACAGGATTATTCAAATCGTTTTAGATAAACTGGAGATCGCTCATTTATTTGATCATATTACTTCTGCAGAGTTTGAAGAACAGGGGAAACCTCATCCAGCTGTCTATCTTACTTCAGCAAAAAACCTGAATATTGAGCCACAATATTGCTTTGTTATTGAAGACAGTCATTCGGGTATTCTTGCTGGCAAAAATGCAGGAATGACTGTTATTGCTTTCACCAATCAAAATACAGAAATTGATTTTGACCTTGCAGATGATAAGATCATGAGTTTTGAAGATCCCTTACCTTTAATTTTCAACTAG
- a CDS encoding helix-turn-helix domain-containing protein yields the protein MTLIPQYNPEGFKAAVKSGSEKSVHKEPSDFYIVDLSVQKDQLNLPFLPHRLTMNDFVFVKKGELVKTVCSDSYSIPGCTLMILPAYKIRTMETFSEDIEGYYCHFPDELLSRDNGFKSLQEILNYLDLKNDHRITIPDAMKENLLFILKRMKESYIQNDNDLISSYLQTFLAEIKSIIQDLPPIILTTNETTAFHFRKAITQYINSVHSIQEYADMLHVSPNHLNKSVKMATGKTASSIINETLTMEARSLLSNTQLSIADIAFSLGIEDPSYFTRFFKKHSGVSPNQYRKRIGLSY from the coding sequence ATGACACTCATTCCACAATATAATCCGGAAGGTTTTAAAGCAGCTGTAAAAAGTGGTTCTGAGAAATCTGTTCATAAAGAGCCATCCGATTTTTACATTGTTGACCTGTCTGTTCAGAAAGATCAGCTGAATTTACCATTTCTTCCTCATCGTCTTACAATGAATGATTTTGTTTTTGTGAAAAAAGGGGAACTGGTAAAAACAGTATGCTCAGATTCTTATTCTATTCCGGGGTGTACTTTGATGATTTTACCTGCCTATAAGATAAGGACGATGGAAACTTTTTCTGAAGATATAGAAGGCTATTACTGCCATTTTCCTGACGAATTGCTTTCAAGAGACAATGGTTTTAAAAGTTTGCAGGAGATACTTAATTATCTGGATCTGAAAAATGATCATCGTATCACAATACCAGATGCTATGAAAGAAAATCTTTTGTTTATCCTGAAGAGAATGAAGGAATCTTATATACAAAATGATAATGATTTAATAAGTTCCTATTTGCAAACTTTTTTAGCAGAAATAAAATCTATCATACAGGATCTTCCACCCATTATTCTCACAACTAATGAAACAACTGCTTTTCATTTTAGAAAGGCAATCACACAATATATCAATTCAGTTCACAGTATCCAGGAATATGCGGATATGCTTCATGTTTCTCCTAATCATTTAAATAAATCGGTTAAAATGGCCACAGGAAAAACTGCTTCCTCAATCATTAATGAAACCCTGACCATGGAGGCCAGATCTTTACTTTCAAATACTCAATTGAGTATTGCAGATATTGCCTTTTCTCTAGGAATCGAAGACCCCTCTTATTTTACCCGTTTTTTTAAGAAGCATTCCGGAGTTTCTCCCAATCAGTACAGAAAAAGGATTGGTTTGTCCTATTAA
- a CDS encoding alpha/beta hydrolase family protein, with translation MGIIKKQNIIISNPETKDFLADAYYPETNGKLPLVIFVHGYKGYKDWGAWNLMAEKFAKAGFFFVKFNSSHNGTTVEDPHNFGDLEAFGNNNYSKELSDLGAVIDYFTANDKVDDQKVVLIGHSRGGGISIIKTFEDERINGLITLASVDTLERFPKDKDLENWKKEGVYYVLNGRTKQEMPHYYQFYQDFEKDVHRFDVERSMEMAKAHVLIIHGTDDESVAVKEAEHLHILNPNSELFLIENANHTFGAKEPWTEPGLPKDLNTVTEKCIDFINLKML, from the coding sequence ATGGGAATCATTAAAAAACAGAATATTATTATTTCAAATCCTGAAACGAAGGATTTTCTTGCAGATGCATACTATCCTGAAACCAACGGGAAACTGCCATTAGTGATTTTCGTTCACGGCTATAAAGGCTATAAAGATTGGGGTGCCTGGAACCTGATGGCTGAAAAATTTGCGAAGGCAGGTTTTTTCTTTGTTAAATTTAATTCTTCTCATAATGGAACAACTGTAGAGGATCCTCATAATTTTGGCGATTTGGAAGCTTTTGGAAATAATAATTATTCCAAAGAACTTTCAGACCTTGGAGCTGTAATCGATTATTTCACTGCAAATGATAAAGTAGATGACCAAAAGGTGGTTTTAATCGGGCACAGTAGAGGAGGAGGAATTTCGATTATAAAAACTTTTGAAGATGAAAGGATTAACGGATTGATCACCTTAGCAAGTGTAGATACGTTAGAACGTTTTCCCAAGGACAAAGATCTTGAAAACTGGAAAAAAGAAGGCGTTTATTATGTATTGAACGGAAGAACGAAACAAGAGATGCCTCATTACTATCAATTTTATCAGGATTTTGAAAAAGATGTGCATCGTTTTGATGTTGAAAGATCGATGGAGATGGCAAAAGCTCACGTTCTGATCATTCACGGGACGGACGATGAAAGTGTTGCAGTAAAAGAGGCTGAACATCTCCATATTTTAAATCCTAATTCTGAGTTGTTTTTAATAGAAAATGCCAACCACACTTTTGGAGCAAAAGAGCCGTGGACCGAGCCTGGTCTTCCAAAAGATTTGAATACGGTTACCGAGAAATGTATTGATTTTATTAATCTGAAAATGCTATAG
- a CDS encoding carbon starvation protein A: protein MDFLNNINALTLVFTSLLIFAIAYRIYGIFLANKVLRLNDKNTTPALEFADGKDYVATNKNVLFGHHFAAIAAAGPLVGPVLAAQFGYLPGALWILIGCVLGGGVHDMVVLFASVRHKGQSLATIASKEIGKTTGTVAGFAILFILILTLAGLSLACINAMHEASWSLFTVVITMPIAIIMGLIMRYRKNSVTFASILGGVLLIAGIIGGHNLMQNETMNSLFSWDITTISIAIPLYGFLASVLPVWLLLVPRDYLSTYLKIGTIVMLAIGVIAIHPTVQMPAISQFVNGGGPVIGGPVLPFIFIVIACGAISGFHAVIATGTTPKMLNKEREILFVGYGAMLVEGFVALMALIAACTLMPGDYFAINTPKESYDAFLAAHPALHGVDIDYFSQKIGIDLHGRTGGAVSLAVGMAHIFNKIPYMDQLMAYWYNFAIMFEAVFILTAIDAGTRVGRFFLQEMLGSVIPKFNDKNWTPGIIISSLLFTFAWGYLVFTGNVSSIWPLFGISNQLLAACGLIVCTTMLIRLNRGKYALCSAIPGVFMAIITFWAGYIQVTDIYLPKGQYLLATLAVVAMVLMLIVFIGAFRKWYELLKITTSETDFYGETVKELVER, encoded by the coding sequence ATGGATTTCCTAAATAACATTAATGCTTTAACTTTAGTTTTCACCTCGCTCCTTATTTTCGCAATAGCATATCGTATTTATGGGATTTTTCTTGCCAATAAGGTATTGCGTCTCAATGATAAAAATACGACCCCAGCACTTGAATTTGCCGATGGTAAAGATTATGTTGCTACGAATAAAAATGTTCTTTTCGGGCATCATTTTGCAGCTATTGCAGCGGCAGGGCCATTAGTAGGACCTGTTCTTGCTGCACAATTCGGATATCTCCCCGGAGCTTTATGGATTCTGATAGGATGTGTTTTAGGAGGAGGAGTGCATGATATGGTGGTGTTATTTGCATCTGTACGGCACAAGGGACAAAGTTTAGCCACGATTGCCTCTAAAGAAATTGGAAAGACAACAGGAACCGTAGCTGGTTTTGCCATTTTATTCATCTTGATTCTTACATTGGCAGGTTTATCATTGGCCTGTATCAATGCAATGCATGAGGCATCATGGTCTTTATTTACGGTAGTGATTACAATGCCTATTGCTATCATCATGGGATTAATTATGCGTTATAGAAAAAACAGTGTCACTTTTGCAAGTATACTGGGTGGAGTACTTTTAATAGCAGGTATCATTGGTGGGCACAATCTTATGCAAAATGAAACCATGAATAGTTTATTCTCATGGGATATTACAACTATTTCCATAGCAATACCTTTATATGGCTTTTTAGCATCTGTTTTACCTGTTTGGTTATTGTTGGTACCGAGAGATTATCTTTCTACCTATTTAAAAATCGGAACCATCGTGATGCTTGCCATTGGTGTTATTGCGATTCACCCAACGGTACAAATGCCAGCAATCAGTCAATTTGTGAATGGTGGAGGACCTGTAATAGGAGGACCTGTTCTTCCTTTTATTTTTATAGTTATTGCCTGTGGAGCTATTTCCGGATTCCATGCTGTGATCGCGACCGGAACTACCCCTAAAATGCTAAATAAAGAAAGAGAAATTCTTTTTGTAGGATATGGAGCGATGCTTGTTGAAGGATTCGTAGCTCTTATGGCTTTAATTGCTGCATGTACTTTAATGCCAGGCGATTATTTCGCGATTAATACTCCGAAAGAATCTTATGATGCTTTCCTTGCTGCACATCCAGCACTACATGGAGTAGACATTGATTATTTTTCTCAAAAGATAGGAATTGACCTGCATGGAAGAACCGGAGGTGCAGTATCTCTGGCCGTAGGAATGGCTCATATTTTCAATAAAATCCCATATATGGATCAATTGATGGCGTACTGGTACAACTTCGCGATCATGTTTGAAGCTGTATTCATTCTTACCGCTATCGATGCAGGAACAAGAGTGGGGCGTTTCTTTTTACAGGAAATGCTGGGGTCCGTCATTCCAAAATTTAATGACAAGAACTGGACTCCTGGAATTATCATCAGCAGTCTCCTCTTTACTTTCGCATGGGGATACCTCGTCTTTACAGGAAATGTAAGCAGTATTTGGCCGTTATTCGGAATCAGCAATCAGCTTTTAGCAGCGTGTGGACTTATTGTTTGCACAACGATGCTCATCCGCCTGAATAGAGGGAAGTATGCGCTCTGTTCTGCTATTCCTGGTGTTTTCATGGCCATTATCACATTTTGGGCAGGTTACATTCAGGTGACAGACATCTACCTTCCCAAAGGACAATATCTTCTCGCCACATTAGCAGTAGTTGCTATGGTTCTCATGCTTATCGTATTTATCGGAGCGTTTAGAAAATGGTATGAGCTTTTAAAAATCACTACATCGGAAACTGATTTTTATGGAGAAACGGTAAAAGAGCTTGTGGAAAGGTAA
- the thiD gene encoding bifunctional hydroxymethylpyrimidine kinase/phosphomethylpyrimidine kinase, with amino-acid sequence MKKYTYPSVLTIAGFDGSGGAGIQADIKTTSALGCFSTSVLTALPVQNTQGVRKIYPIPVEAVADQIEAILDDIFPDAIKIGMVHTPQLVETIVSTLSRYKKIPIVFDPVMVATSGHRLIEEDTITAIIEKLFPIADVITPNMDEAAILANMKVETLEDLYTAGKYIKQLGCKSILLKGGHQETSTITSLFYDEYENYHSFETLKFSTNNTHGSGCTLSSAIAAYLAQGKTLYDSVSLGQNYVYQAIENGKDVKIGLGNGPLNHFFNPQKLIKNEMV; translated from the coding sequence ATGAAAAAATACACATATCCATCCGTATTAACGATCGCTGGATTTGACGGAAGTGGAGGCGCAGGTATTCAGGCTGATATTAAAACTACATCAGCATTAGGCTGTTTTTCTACATCAGTATTAACGGCATTACCTGTACAGAATACACAGGGAGTGAGAAAGATATATCCTATTCCTGTAGAAGCTGTTGCCGATCAGATTGAAGCGATTTTAGATGATATTTTCCCTGACGCTATTAAAATTGGAATGGTTCACACTCCTCAACTGGTTGAAACCATTGTCTCAACGCTGAGCAGGTACAAAAAGATCCCTATCGTATTTGACCCTGTAATGGTTGCCACCAGCGGACATAGATTGATTGAAGAAGATACTATTACTGCTATTATAGAAAAGCTTTTCCCTATTGCTGATGTTATCACTCCCAATATGGATGAAGCTGCAATTTTAGCTAACATGAAAGTAGAAACTCTTGAAGACCTTTATACAGCAGGGAAATATATAAAACAATTAGGGTGTAAAAGTATTCTCCTGAAAGGTGGCCACCAGGAAACCTCAACGATCACTTCCCTATTTTATGATGAGTATGAAAATTACCATTCATTTGAAACATTAAAATTTAGTACTAATAATACCCATGGCTCCGGCTGCACCCTCTCTTCTGCGATAGCTGCCTATCTGGCGCAGGGGAAAACTTTATATGACTCCGTTTCTCTTGGACAAAATTACGTTTATCAGGCCATAGAGAATGGGAAAGATGTCAAAATTGGACTTGGAAATGGTCCGCTTAACCACTTTTTTAACCCTCAAAAACTGATCAAAAATGAAATGGTCTGA
- a CDS encoding HipA family kinase: MLDLRTVTVTRYILPLREGGSLPALAEADDDFKYVLKFRGAGHGVKMLISELLGGKITEVLGLKIPELVFVHLDVDFGRTEADEEIQDLLKFSEGLNLGLHYLSGSITYDPGVVIDPLLASKIVWLDAFITNIDRTYKNTNLLMWNKELWVIDNGASFYFHHSWQNFDTAAKTPFKYVKDHVLLPKAKMLDEADRWAHEVLNDTVFRDIVNLIPEDWLHWDDAEETPDEIREVYFQFMKTRLENSQIFLNEAKNARG; the protein is encoded by the coding sequence ATGTTGGATTTAAGAACAGTAACCGTTACACGTTATATCCTGCCGTTAAGAGAAGGTGGATCACTTCCGGCTTTGGCAGAAGCAGATGATGATTTTAAATATGTGCTTAAATTCCGTGGTGCAGGCCATGGAGTAAAAATGTTGATCTCAGAACTTTTAGGGGGCAAAATAACGGAAGTTTTAGGATTGAAAATTCCTGAATTGGTCTTCGTACATCTTGATGTCGATTTCGGAAGAACTGAGGCGGATGAGGAAATTCAGGATTTATTAAAATTTTCTGAAGGATTAAACCTTGGACTTCATTACCTTTCCGGATCAATCACTTATGACCCGGGAGTCGTTATTGATCCTCTTCTTGCTTCAAAAATTGTCTGGCTGGATGCGTTCATCACCAATATTGACCGTACTTATAAAAACACTAACTTATTGATGTGGAATAAGGAACTTTGGGTGATTGATAATGGAGCATCTTTCTATTTCCATCATTCATGGCAGAATTTTGACACTGCAGCAAAAACACCATTTAAATATGTGAAAGATCATGTTTTGCTTCCTAAAGCTAAAATGCTGGATGAAGCAGACCGATGGGCACATGAAGTTCTCAATGACACTGTATTCAGAGACATTGTTAATTTAATTCCTGAAGATTGGTTACACTGGGATGATGCTGAGGAAACTCCGGATGAGATCCGTGAGGTATATTTCCAATTTATGAAAACAAGACTGGAGAATTCACAAATCTTTTTAAACGAAGCGAAAAATGCAAGAGGATAA
- a CDS encoding alpha/beta hydrolase: MKSFKNNTIAHRFLLNLFFILFLVVFNLSFSQNLALPKGEKSTLLPEKTLSSENIFYKTNKEGSMALDIYSPKNISDKKYPVLIYVHGGGWVGGDKIVHADTYIENMILKLVEKEYIVISINYTLVNKDVHFPLPIQDTKDAIRWVRKNADQYHFDTNNIGLFGVSAGAHLSLLAAYTQDNEFTGDPGLSNYSAKVNYVVNNYGPTDLNKLLHTRIGKVGAFFVSLFSKKIVDLREKLILGISGYDIKKDKRKVINYFDTLSPVNYVDNATPTLILQGNKDKIVPLKQSEILEQDLNKKKVKNNLTIVDGGIHGFGTTDKAYLNQLVDEMVTYIVSQKK; this comes from the coding sequence ATGAAATCATTCAAAAACAATACAATAGCACACAGGTTTTTATTAAACCTGTTTTTTATTTTATTTTTAGTTGTATTTAATTTAAGTTTTTCCCAGAACCTGGCTCTGCCAAAAGGTGAAAAGAGTACTCTTTTGCCGGAAAAAACTCTCTCTTCAGAAAATATCTTTTACAAAACAAATAAAGAAGGCTCAATGGCCCTGGATATTTATAGCCCCAAAAACATTTCTGATAAAAAGTATCCCGTCCTCATTTATGTACATGGCGGAGGCTGGGTTGGTGGTGATAAAATAGTACACGCAGATACCTATATCGAGAACATGATTTTAAAACTGGTAGAAAAAGAGTATATAGTGATAAGCATCAACTATACACTGGTAAACAAAGATGTTCACTTCCCTCTTCCCATTCAGGATACTAAAGATGCCATCCGATGGGTGAGAAAAAATGCAGATCAATATCATTTTGACACCAATAATATCGGCCTTTTCGGAGTATCTGCCGGAGCCCATCTTTCATTATTGGCAGCATATACCCAGGATAATGAATTCACCGGAGATCCTGGGTTATCGAACTATTCTGCCAAAGTAAATTATGTTGTAAACAATTATGGCCCAACGGATCTTAATAAACTCCTCCATACCCGTATAGGAAAAGTAGGTGCTTTTTTTGTCAGTCTGTTTTCAAAGAAAATTGTTGACCTCAGAGAAAAACTGATTTTAGGAATCTCCGGGTATGATATTAAAAAAGATAAGCGTAAAGTGATCAATTATTTTGACACGCTATCTCCTGTCAATTATGTTGATAATGCAACGCCTACTCTTATTCTACAAGGGAATAAAGATAAAATTGTTCCTTTAAAACAATCAGAAATATTAGAACAGGACCTTAATAAAAAGAAGGTGAAAAACAATCTGACTATCGTGGACGGAGGTATACATGGTTTTGGGACAACAGATAAAGCTTATCTTAACCAACTGGTTGACGAGATGGTAACCTATATCGTATCTCAGAAAAAGTAG
- the tenA gene encoding thiaminase II, with translation MKWSEHTWQAIEPKYQSILEMSFIKELSDGTLPLEKFKFYMAQDSLYLEHFGRTLSLIAAKIPDLQHVLTFMRFAENAIVVENALHELYFTDFGVTDKGTLQPACHHYTHFLRSTAALEAVEVAVAAVLPCFWIYREVGDYIYKHQNAINNPYHKWIETYGGEEFSIAVDQAIAICDTIAEKATEETRNKMTEAFIMSTRMEYHFWEAAYELKIWK, from the coding sequence ATGAAATGGTCTGAACACACCTGGCAAGCTATTGAACCAAAATACCAGTCTATTCTGGAAATGTCTTTTATCAAAGAATTATCAGATGGTACTTTACCGCTTGAGAAGTTTAAATTTTATATGGCTCAGGATTCCCTGTATCTTGAGCATTTTGGAAGAACGCTTTCTCTTATTGCAGCAAAGATTCCTGACCTTCAGCATGTACTTACCTTTATGAGATTTGCTGAAAATGCTATCGTTGTAGAAAATGCATTACATGAGCTATACTTTACCGATTTTGGCGTTACTGATAAAGGAACACTACAGCCTGCCTGCCACCATTATACTCACTTTCTAAGAAGTACTGCCGCTTTAGAGGCAGTCGAAGTGGCTGTAGCGGCTGTATTACCGTGCTTCTGGATCTATAGGGAGGTGGGAGATTATATCTATAAGCATCAAAACGCTATAAACAATCCTTACCACAAATGGATCGAAACCTATGGAGGAGAAGAATTTTCTATCGCTGTAGACCAGGCTATTGCCATTTGTGATACTATTGCTGAAAAGGCAACGGAAGAAACCAGAAATAAAATGACAGAAGCTTTTATTATGTCAACCCGAATGGAATATCATTTTTGGGAAGCTGCTTATGAATTAAAAATATGGAAATAA
- the thiM gene encoding hydroxyethylthiazole kinase: MDKNLWEKVQFVKQHSPLVHNITNYVVMNNTANALLAVGASPIMAHAKSEIHEMVNIAHSVVINIGTLDEYWSESMLMAAEAAHSAKKPWVLDPVGAGATSFRDRTLNKLLQYHPTVIRGNASEIIALAKANTTTTKGVDSTAKSSEASEAAQFLAEQYNTVVCISGETDIIIDTQQTIFINNGHSMMTKVTGLGCSATALIGAFIGITENITEAVAAAMALIGIAGEIAVSESKGPGTLQVNLIDKLYNMTEEEFISHLKIERL; encoded by the coding sequence ATGGACAAAAATCTTTGGGAAAAGGTACAGTTTGTAAAACAACATTCTCCTCTGGTGCATAACATCACGAATTATGTGGTGATGAATAATACAGCTAATGCTCTTTTAGCTGTCGGAGCCTCACCGATCATGGCTCATGCAAAATCTGAAATCCATGAAATGGTTAATATTGCTCATTCAGTAGTTATCAATATAGGTACTCTTGATGAATATTGGTCTGAATCTATGTTAATGGCAGCAGAAGCCGCACATTCAGCAAAGAAACCCTGGGTATTGGATCCTGTGGGTGCTGGAGCAACCTCTTTTCGTGATCGCACTTTAAATAAACTATTACAGTACCACCCTACCGTCATCAGAGGTAATGCTTCTGAAATTATTGCATTGGCGAAAGCGAATACAACAACGACAAAAGGAGTTGACAGCACCGCAAAAAGCAGTGAGGCTTCAGAGGCCGCACAATTTCTTGCAGAGCAATATAATACAGTAGTTTGTATCTCGGGGGAAACAGATATCATTATAGATACCCAACAAACCATTTTCATCAATAACGGGCATTCAATGATGACCAAAGTAACTGGTCTTGGGTGTTCAGCCACGGCCCTTATCGGAGCGTTCATCGGAATCACAGAAAACATAACCGAGGCCGTTGCTGCTGCGATGGCGTTAATAGGTATTGCAGGCGAAATTGCTGTTTCAGAAAGCAAAGGTCCCGGGACCCTGCAGGTAAATCTTATTGATAAGCTTTACAATATGACAGAGGAAGAATTTATTAGTCATTTAAAGATAGAAAGACTATGA